In Pseudomonas alcaliphila JAB1, a single window of DNA contains:
- a CDS encoding LEA type 2 family protein, with amino-acid sequence MFSQAQMIRIISLLMFFGLLSGLPGCSTWMTGGFKDPDVQLIKVDVVKARLLEQEFRLRFRIDNPNGVSLPVRGLDYNVHLNGIQLAEGYSNEWFTVPAHGHHTFEVPVRTNLWRHVRQIVKALEKPDVPIRYSLKGEVKTGMLFGRSVHMSRNGEIIPGDFIPE; translated from the coding sequence ATGTTTTCTCAGGCGCAAATGATAAGAATTATCAGCCTATTGATGTTTTTTGGCCTGCTTTCAGGCCTGCCAGGATGCTCCACCTGGATGACAGGTGGTTTCAAGGACCCGGACGTCCAACTCATCAAAGTTGATGTGGTCAAGGCCAGGCTGCTCGAACAGGAGTTCCGCCTGCGCTTTCGAATCGACAATCCCAACGGCGTCAGCCTGCCGGTGCGCGGGCTGGACTACAACGTCCATCTCAATGGTATCCAGCTGGCCGAGGGCTACTCCAACGAGTGGTTCACCGTGCCCGCCCACGGCCACCACACCTTCGAAGTACCGGTGCGCACCAACCTCTGGCGCCATGTGCGGCAGATCGTCAAGGCACTGGAAAAACCGGACGTGCCGATTCGCTATAGCCTCAAGGGTGAGGTAAAAACCGGCATGTTGTTCGGCCGAAGCGTGCACATGTCGCGTAATGGCGAGATAATTCCCGGCGATTTCATCCCCGAATAA
- a CDS encoding SEC-C metal-binding domain-containing protein, with the protein MSNQPHVHGPDCNHDHDHHDHGHVHGPHCNHGHQEPVRNALKDVGRNDPCPCGSEKKYKKCHGA; encoded by the coding sequence ATGAGCAACCAACCCCACGTCCACGGCCCTGACTGCAACCATGACCACGATCATCACGATCACGGCCATGTGCACGGCCCGCACTGCAACCATGGCCATCAGGAGCCGGTGCGCAACGCGCTGAAGGATGTCGGCCGTAACGATCCTTGCCCATGCGGCAGCGAGAAGAAGTACAAGAAGTGCCACGGCGCCTGA